In the genome of Microcoleus vaginatus PCC 9802, the window CGGGCGGCGCGGTGGCAGTGCAATGGCAACGGCGGCCGTGAATGCGTTAGCGAAAAAGGATGAATTATGACTAAGGCGAATGGTAAATTGTACGGTTTGGGTATTGGCCCTGGCGATCCAGAGTTGATTACTTTGAAAGCTTATCGGATTTTGCAATCGGTGCCGGTGATTGCCTATCCGGCGATGGAAAATGGTAAGGTGCTGGCGCGGGCGATCGTCGCAGATTATCTGCGCCCGGAGCAAATTGAGATTCCGATGCCGTTGCCTTTTAGTCCGACGCGATCGTCTCAACCTTATTATGATATTGCTGCCGAGAAAATTGCGGCACATCTGAGCGAGGGGCGGGATGTGGCGGTGCTATGTGAGGGCGAACCTTTTCTCTACGGTTCGTTTATGTATCTATTCAACCGTTTGTCGGGGACATTTACCACTGAAGTTGTGCCGGGAATTTCTTCGACAATGGCGAGTGCGGCTGCGTTGGGAGTGCCGCTGACTTATCGTAACGATGTGTTAAGTATTATGCCTGCGACGCTGGATGCTGAGGTTTTGCGCGATCGACTGGCGGTTGTTGATGCTGCTGTGATTATTAAGCTGGGCCGG includes:
- a CDS encoding precorrin-2 C(20)-methyltransferase, coding for MTKANGKLYGLGIGPGDPELITLKAYRILQSVPVIAYPAMENGKVLARAIVADYLRPEQIEIPMPLPFSPTRSSQPYYDIAAEKIAAHLSEGRDVAVLCEGEPFLYGSFMYLFNRLSGTFTTEVVPGISSTMASAAALGVPLTYRNDVLSIMPATLDAEVLRDRLAVVDAAVIIKLGRHFAKVREVLIELGQFDRALYIERATMPNQRIRAIADVEPAEVPYWALIMIPSQQKSVS